Genomic window (Streptomyces sp. SLBN-31):
CATGAGAGGCGGTGGGCGGGGTCATGAATCCTCCGGGCGGGACAGCAAGTCGGTCGGGCAAGCCGTCTGACGGGGCCGGTGGGGGGATTGTGGCGGCCGGACGGTGGTTTGGTGAGACAGGTGGTGCCGGTGAGGGTCAGTGGAGCAGACTGCCTTGGAGTTCGGCGCGCAGGTCGGGCGTGAGGACCGCGCCCGCGCGGTCGACCAGCAGCGCCATCTCGTAGCCGACCAGGCCGATGTCGCACTCCGGGTGCGCGAGCACGGCGAGGGACGAGCCGTCCGAGACGGACATCAGGAACAGGAAACCCCGCTCCATCTCGACGACCGTCTGCGCCACGGTGCCGCCCTCGAAGATCCGGGAGGCCCCGGCCGTCAGCGAGGTGAGTCCGGACGCGACGGCCGCGAGCTGGTCGGCGCGGTCACGCGGGAAGCCTTCGGACATCGCCAGAAGGAGTCCGTCGGCGGATACGACGACGGTGTGGGACACCCCTGGGGTGTTGTCCACGAAGTTGGTGATCAACCAGTTGAGGTTCTGTGCCGCCTGGCTCATCTGGCTCAACTATCGCTCCTGCTGGTGAGTGGGGCTGGGGAAACTGCCGGTCTGGCCGGTACCCGTACCGGCCTGTCGACCCTGTGCGATGCCCCGACGGAGATTGGTCAGCCGGCCGCGTACGTCGTCAGGCGCACGCGAGACCTGCGGACCCGCTTGGTGCTGTTGCTGCTGAGCCGTGCCCGGGACGAGGTTCGCCCGGGGCACCCGGCGCGGCAGGCCGGAGGTGGTGACGCCGCCCGCGGCCGGCTGCCGTACGCGCTCCGCCTGCCGGACGAGGTCGTCGTTCGGAGAGGTGCGCCAGGAAGAGGTCGCGGGACGCTGAGGTGCAGCCGCCTGCGGCTGCTGCTGGGTGGGAGCGGAACCGTTGCCGTCGTCCGGCCGGCCCTCGCCGCCCGGACCGCCGTGGAACCAGTTGGTCTCCAGCGTGTCGTACAGCGGAGTACGGCCGTCGCCCGGACCGGTCGCCGGCGGCAGGGCCTCGGGCTCCTGCCGGACGGGCCGCTGCGGACGCGGCGGGACGGGCTGACGCGGGGCGCCGAAGTCGGCGCCGCCGTTCTGCGGACGCTCGAACTGCCCGTTGCCGGACGGGTTCTGACGCCCCGGCAGGGAGTGCTGCCCGGTCGAGGAACCGTCGTAGCCCGGCACCGCGAACTGACCGGTGGAGCCGGCGTCGAACGACGACGGGCTCGCGTACTGGCCGGTGTTCTGCGGGTTGCCGACCTGGCCGTTCGAGCTGCCGAAGACGTCGGGCCGGACGAACGAGCCCTGGCCCTGCGCGGCGCCGTTCTGCGGAACGCCGTAGTCCTGACGCGGGTACTCGCCGGAGTTCTGCGAACCGTTCGCACCGGGACGGGCGTACTGGCCGGTGTTCTGCGGCGAGTCCATGCCCGGGCGGCCGAAGTCACCGGTGTTGTACGGCGAGTCCATGCCGGGACGGGCGAACTGGCCCGTGTTCTGCGGGTCGTTGCCGAAGGCGGGCCGCTCGAAGTCGGCGGCCGGACCGAGGCCCTGACGGTCGTCGCCGCGCCCGATGGCCGGCATCTCCGTCGTGGCGCCCGGACCCTGGTGGTCGTCGAAGCGCGGCATCCGCGAGGTCTCGTCGTGGCCGCGCGGGGTGTCCAGCGAAGCACGCGGCACCGGCGGCTGGGCGTTCTCGTCGCTCCAGCTCGGCGTGCGCGGCTGCGCGTCGCCACCGGGCAGCTCGGCGCGCGGACCGCCACGGCCCGGCAGCTGCGGCCGACGGCCACGGCGGCCGCGACCCTCGTTCTCGGCGGGAGCCTGGGGCTGGGACTGCGGCGGTACGGCGCCACGAGCGCCGCCGAAGCTGTCCTGGCCCGTGGCCTGCATGCCCTGCGGCGCACTCGGCACCTGACCGAACGCGGCACCGGCGCCCGCGGGGGCCGGCCGGCCCTGCTGCGGAGCGTTCGGAGCCTGCGGTCCGCGCGCGCCACCCGGCCCACCGGGGCGGCCGTTGCCGCCCTGGCCGGTGCCCGGCAGCGCGGCCCGCGGCCCCTGACCGGCCCCGAGCCGACCGCCACCCGTCGCGCCGGCACCCAGCGCACCGGCACCCGGAGCGCCACCGAGGGCGGGACCGCCCTGGGCGCCCGCACCGGTCGCCTGACGGCGGGCCGCAGCCGCACCGGCGGCGGCCTGCGCGGCGGCCGGACCGCCGGCGGCACCGGCACCCTGACCGGGCTTGCCCTGTGGCTTCTTGCCGCCCTGCGCGACATCGACGGGCAGCATGACCAGCGCGGTCGTACCACCGGAGTCGGACGGGCGCAGCTGGATGCGGATGCCGTGCCGCTGGGACAGCCGGCCGACCACGAACAGACCCATGCGGCGGGAGACGGAGACGTCCACGGTGGGCGGCGAGGCGAGCCGCTCGTTGATCGCCGCGAGGTCCTCGGGGGAGAGGCCGATACCGGTGTCGTGGATCTCGATCAGGACGCGGCCGTCGGGCAGCGCGTGACCGGTGACCTTGACCTTGGTCTGCGGCGAGGAGAAGGAGGTCGCGTTCTCGAGCAGCTCGGCGAGCAGGTGCACGAGGTCGTTGACCACGCGGCCGGCGACCTCGGTCGTCGGCACGGCGGCCAGCTCGATGCGCTCGTACTGCTCCACCTCGGACGCGGCGGCGCGGAGCACGTCGACCAGCGGGACCGGGCGGGTCCAGCGGCGGCCGGGCTCCTCACCCGCGAGGACGAGGAGGTTCTCACCGTTACGGCGCATACGCGTCGCGAGGTGGTCGAGCTTGAACAGCGAGGACAGCTGGTCCGGGTCGGCCTCGCGGGACTCCAGTTCGGAGATGAGCGAGAGCTGACGCTGGATGAGGCCCTGGGAGCGGCGCGAGAGGTTGGTGAACATCGCGTTGACGTTGCCCCGCAGCAGGGCCTGCTCGGCGGCGAGGCGGACCGCCTCGCGGTGCACGTCGTCGAAGGCCGCGGCCACCTGGCCGATCTCGTCCCGGGAGTGCACACCGACGGACTCGACGGAGGTGTCGACGTCCTGCGGGTCCGACTCCGACAGCTGGGCGACCAGCTCGGGCAGGCGGTCCTGGGCGACCTTGTTTGCGGTCTCCTGCAGGCGGCGCAGCGAGCGGATCATGGAGCGGGCGATGACGAAGGCGCCGACGAGCGAGACACCGAGCACGAGCAGGATCAGCGCACCGGAGATGATCGCTTCCTGCTCGGAGGAGTTGCGCAGCTCGCGGGCCTTCTGCTCCATGTCCTCGAGCAGCGAGTGCTCGATCTTCTTCATCTGCTCGATCTTGGTCGAGCTGTCGTCCACCCAGTCCTGGTACGACCGCTTCTGCAGGTCGTCCAAACCGTTCTGGGCGGCGAGCGCACGGCTGGCGTAGGTGTCGGACGCCTTGATGGTGGCGTTGTTCTCCTCGACGGGCTTGAGGAGAGAGGTCGCCTTGTCCGTGCCGTAGATGCTCCGGAAGCTGCGCAGCTCGGACTTCTGGCTCTCCAGAGCGGACTGGGCGTAGAGCCGGTCGTTCTCGGAGAGCTGGCCGACCGTGGTGTTGTTCGCGGGCAGGGCCGCCGCGAGGACGGCGCGCTGCATGGACGCGTACTCCTTGGCCGAGGAGAAGGCGGCCAGGGAGCGCGTGCGCTGGATCATCTCGGGGTTGCTGGTGGCCTCCGCCATGTCCTGGGAGAGGTCCAGCAGGTGCGTGATCAGGCGGTGGTAGGCCTCGACCGTCTGCGAGGAGTTGAGCTTGGCCTCGTACGCGGTGGAGCGGACCTTCGACAGCGTCTCGAGGTCGCCGACGACGCCGACGAGGCTCTCGCGCACACCGAGGAGCGAGCCGTCCTTGTTGGAGGTGTCGATCTCCTCGGCGGCGTCGATGAAGTTCTGCTTGGCCCGGTCCGTCTTGTCCCGGTAGCCCTTGACCGTGTAGTCGCTGACCTTCGAGCCGTGCGCCAGCGGACCGGCGGACTGGTCGCGCTCGTCCTGCAGCGCGGCGGCGAGCTCGGTGGCCTGCTTGGTCATCTCCGTCAGCAGCCGCATGTTGTCGAGCTGCTGGATGTCGTCCATGTTGTCGCTGATGCGCAGGGCGCCCAGCGAGGTGGCCGCGACCACGGGGAGGGCGAGCAGCGAGACAAGGCGCGTGGAGATACGCCAGTTGCGCAGCGCTATTCGCGACCCCGGGCCGCTCGGGCCCTGGACCGGCTTGATGGGCGGAGCCGCGGGGCTCGGCGACCCGGCGGGTGCCGACGCGCCGGGGCGCCCGGAGCGCTCACCGCCGTCGCCGGACGCTGCCGGGCCCGGGTTCTGGGCGTGCTGGGGGGAGGGACTGCCGGCATTGGGGCCAGTCCCGCCGTGCGGCTCCGGCTCCGCCGAAGCACTGCCATCCCTCTTGAAACGTCCCTGCACTAGCGTCGCAACCTCTGGACCAGGCGCCCCTCCGCGTGAACGGAAAGACACGGTGTCGGCGTTTTCGAGGGCGCCCTGAACGCGCCCCCTGGTGGTCGTGAGTGACCGGCGCTGGCTCCCCCTTCTCGCCGCCACCCGGCGCTCGTAGCGCCCCCTGTGCGCCGGCTCGATCCTGCGGCGGTCCGTGGCATTCCAGCACAGTGCAGGATCTCCAACAAGGCTCGTACGCCATGCCGTGACCTACGTGACAGCAAGTGAGTGCCGAGTCACCTGCCGTAGAAAGATAACTCCCGCATAAGGGGCGTATGCCCATGAGTTCCACGGGATCGGACGCTGCCCCAGTCGCCATGATCAGGAGCGGAATGGTGGCTTCAGGGGGCCAATGTCCGTTTCGCTAGGATGGGTTGGGGGCCGGAATTGGCCGGTTTGTCCATCAGGCCGTGAGCAAACTCACACGGTGATCATGGGGTCTTCACGACTTCGCCGGGGAATCCGATGTTTAGCCTGGCGCTTTACAAGACGTAGGCAACTGCCAACCTCCGACGGACGACAGGGTCGAGTACAACCGTGAAGACGACGATGATGTTCCGCAACATAGCCAACCCGCGGCGCACGACGCTGGCCCACCTCGAGGACGCCGGCGAACTGCAGACCCCGGAGCAGCCGGAGCACTCCCTCGATCTTCCCACCCAGACCGCCAATCCCAGGCGCACCGTCCTCGTGGAGGTCCCCGTCGCGGCCTCCGTCGCCGAGTAGTACGCACGCCGACGGCTGATCATTCAGCCCGTCCGGCAGAAGATCCTTCGAGGCGCCCCGCGCGGTAATGCGCAAGTCGGCGCCCTTGGGGGTGCCCCGAGGCTCTGGGCACCCCCTGCCGCGTTAGCCTGGAGCGTCAGACTCCAGCCGGCCAAGTGAGGGGCGCAAGGATCCCGTGCGCATCGCCAGATTCTCCATCGACGGGAACGTCGCCTTCGGCGCGGTCGAGGGCGACAAGCCGGACGAGCTCGTCCTCGACATCATCAAGGGCATCCCGTTCGCGGACTTCGAGCTCTCCGGTACGAAGGTCCCGCTGAGCAAGGTCAGGCTGCTGCCGCCGGTGCTCCCCAACAAGGTCGTGGCCTTCGGCCGCAACTACGCGGAGCACGCCCGCGAGCTGGGCAACGAGGTGCCCGACGCCCCCTTCGCCTTCTTCAAGCCGTCCACCTCCGTGATCGGCCCCGGCGACGAGATCCGCTACCCGTCCTTCACCGAGGACCTGCACCACGAGGCCGAACTCGCCGTGGTCATCGGCCGCATGTGCCGAGAGGTCCCGCGCGAACGGGTCGCCGACGTGATCTTCGGCTACACCTGCGCGAACGACGTCACCGCCCGTGACGTGCAGAAGCGCGAGAAGCAGTGGGCCCGGGCCAAGGGCTTCGACACCTCCTGCCCGCTCGGCCCCTGGGTGGAGACCGGCCTGGACCTTCAAACGGCCTCGGACCTGACCGTCCAGCTCACGGTCAACGGCGAACAACGCCAGCTCGGCCGCACCAGCGAGATGATCCACTCGATCGAGGACCTGATCGTCAACATCACCGAGGCCATGACGCTGCTCCCCGGCGACGTGATCCTCACGGGCACCCCGGCAGGCGTCGGACCGCTCACCGTCGGCGACGAGGTCGCCGTCACCATCGAAGGCATCGGCACTCTCACCAACAAGGTTGTCAAGCGTGGCTAGCGCACCCGTCCGCGTACGTTTCTGTCCCTCGCCCACCGGTAACCCCCATGTGGGCCTGGTCCGCACCGCCCTGTTCAACTGGGCCTTCGCCCGGCATCACCAGGGCACCCTGGTCTTCCGCATCGAGGACACCGACGCGGCCCGCGACTCCGAGGAGTCGTACAACCAGCTCCTCGACGCGATGCGCTGGCTGGGCTTCGACTGGGACGAGGGCCCCGAGATCGGCGGCCCGCACGCGCCGTACCGCCAGTCGCAGCGCATGGACATCTACGCGGACGTCGCGCGGAAGCTGCTGGACGGCGGTTACGCCTACCACTGCTACTGCTCCCAGGAGGAGCTGGACACCCGCCGCGAGGCCGCCCGCGCCGCCGGCAAGCCGTCCGGCTACGACGGCCACTGCCGCGACCTCACCGACGCGCAGGTCGAGGAGTACAAGGCCCAGGGCCGCGCCCCGATCGTCCGCTTCCGCATGCCAGACGAGACGATCACCTTCACGGACCTGGTCCGCGGCGAGCTGACGTTCACCCCGGAGAACGTCCCGGACTACGGGATCGTACGAGCCAACGGCGCCCCGCTGTACACGCTCGTCAACCCGGTCGACGACGCCCTGATGGAGATCACCCACGTCCTGCGCGGCGAGGACCTGCTCTCCTCCACCCCCCGCCAGGTCGCCCTGTACAAGGCGCTGACCGAGCTGGGCATCGCCAAGCAGACCCCGCACTTCGGCCACCTGCCCTACGTCATGGGCGAGGGCAACAAGAAGCTGTCGAAGCGCGACCCGCAGTCGTCGCTGAACCTCTACCGCGAGCGCGGCTTCCTCCCCGAGGGCCTGCTCAACTACCTCTCGCTGCTCGGCTGGTCGCTCTCGGCGGACCAGGACATCTTCTCCACCGAGGAGATGGTCGCCGCCTTCGACATCGCCGACGTCAACCCCAACCCGGCGCGCTTCGACCTGAAGAAGTGCGAGGCGATCAACGCCGACCACATCCGGCTGCTCGACGTGAAGGACTTCACCGAGCGCTGCGCCCCCTGGCTGAAGGCCCCCTTCGCCCCCTGGGCGCCGGAGGACTTCGACGAGGCGAAGTGGCAGGCGATCGCCCCGCACGCGCAGACCCGTCTGAAGGTCCTGTCGGAGATCACGGACAACGTCGACTTCCTGTTCCTGCCGGAGCCGGTCTTCGACGAGGCGTCCTGGGCCAAGGCGATGAAGGAGGGCAGCGACGCCCTGCTCCGCACGGCCCGCGAGAAGCTGGAGGCGGCCGACTGGACCTCCGCGGAGTCGCTGAAGGAGGCCGTCCTGGCCGCCGGCGAGGCCCACGGCCTCAAGCTCGGCAAGGCCCAGGCCCCGGTCCGTGTCGCCGTCACCGGCCGCACGGTCGGCCTGCCCCTCTTCGAGTCCCTGGAGATCCTGGGCAAGGAGCGCACGCTGGCCCGGATCGACGCGGCACTGACGAAGCTGACGGCGTAGCGCACACGCGCGTGAAGGGGCGGCGGCCGTTGCGGCCGCCGCCCCTCGGCGTTGTCAGTGGGGCGCACTAGGGTTCCGGCATCACAATCAAGATCCGGAAGGGCACCCGTCATGCCGATGTCCCCTCGTGACTACGCCTGGCTGTTCACGCCGGGCAGCACGTTCACCTACGAGTCCGGGCAGACCGGTGTGATCCACGTGGCCGACGGCGGGGCGCTCGACCTGCCCACCGGGCGGGTCGTGGCCTGCGACCCGTTCGTCTACCTCGGGTCCGGCGACATGGAGCCGTTCACCGTCACCGTCGCCCCCGGCCGCTACCGCGTCGAGGCGGCCGTCGCGACCCTCACCCGCCCCGGCGAGCCCCCGGCCGAGCACCCCCACCGTCGGGTGGCGGCGGCCCGCCTCGTCATCCGTGACGAACCCACGGCGACCTGGGAGTTGGCCCTCGGCCCGGAACAGGACCCGGCCGGACTCGGGGACGACGAGTTCTTCGGCTACGGCGTCGACGCCGGCACCGGCTGCTTCTACGACGCCTCTGCCGAGGAGGCCTTCCCCGGTACCGAGGACGAAGAGGGCCCCCTGTGGGAGGCCTTCGAGAACAGCGACTGGTCGGAGGGGCCCCACCTGGTCACATCCGCCGGCACCGGCCACACGCTGGCCGCGTTCACCTCCGGCTGGGGCGACGGTTTCTACCCCACCTGGATCGGCCGTACCGCCTCCGGCGAGGTCACCTGCTACCTCACCGACTTCTTCGTCGCCCCGGCCCCTGCCGACGCCCCGGTGTGACAATCGCCGATCCGCGGACGCGCCCCCGACCTCCGGGTTACCGTCGGATCATGAGCATTCGCGCCGTGGTCTGGGACGTCGACGACACCCTCTTCGACTACACCACCGCGGACCGCGAGGGCATGCGGTCCCATCTCTCGGCCGAGGGCCTGCTCGCCGGGGGCGAGACCCCGGAGGAGGCCCTCGCGCGCTGGCGGGAGATCACCGACCGGCAGTGGGCGCGGTTCTCGGCGGGTGAGCTGTCCTTCGAGGAGCAGCGCCGCGAGCGCATACGGGTGTTCCTGGGCACACCTCTGGAGGCCGCCGAGGCCGACGCCTGGTTCCGGCGGTACATGACGCACTACGAGGCCGCGTGGGCCCTCTTCCCGGACGTCGTGCCCGTCCTGGACGCGCTCGCCACGAGTCACCGGCACGCCGTGCTGTCCAACTCCAGCCTCACCGTCCAGGACCACAAGCTGCGCACCCTCGGGGTGCACGACCGCTTCGAGACCATCCTGTGCGCCGCGGAACTCGGCATCTCCAAGCCCCAGGCCGGCGCCTTCCTGGCCGCCTGCGCGGCCCTGGACCTCGCGCCGCACGAGGTGGCGTACGTCGGCGATCACCCGGAGATCGACGGGCGGGGGGCCGCCGACGCCGGACTGCTGTCGGTGTGGATCGACCGCAACGGCGTGTACACCGACGGCACCGCCCCCTTCGGGCCCCACCGGATCGCCTCCCTCGCCGAACTCCCCGCGATCCTCGGCGCGGATACCCGTTTTGGAGCCCCGTCCACCTTCGGGTAATGTTCTTCCTGCGCCGCCGGGAAGCGGGCCGAAAGGCCGGGAACCGGGGGAGCGAACTAGAACGAGATCCCCGCAGGGGCTTGCGTTCCAGTGGCCTATGGTGTAATTGGCAGCACGACTGATTCTGGTTCAGTTAGTCTTGGTTCGAGTCCAGGTAGGCCAGCTCGCGGATGTTTCACCACAGCATCCGCACCGCGGATCCCATCCGCAAAGCCCCCGTTGTGTAGCGGCCTAGCACGCTGCCCTCTCAAGGCAGTAGCGCCGGTTCGAATCCGGTCGGGGGTACTGGTTCCGATCAACTCGGAATCGCTAGGGCCCCCGTTGTGTAGCGGCCTAGCACGCCGCCCTCTCAAGGCGGTAGCGCCGGTTCGAATCCGGTCGGGGGTACTGACTGGTCTAAACCATCATTGGTCTATGGTGTAATTGGCAGCACGACTGATTCTGGTTCAGTTAGTCTTGGTTCGAGTCCAGGTAGACCAGCTCGGACCTGCGGAAACGCAGAGTCCAGGCCCCCGTTGTGTAGCGGCCTAGCACGCCGCCCTCTCAAGGCGGTAGCGCCGGTTCGAATCCGGTCGGGGGTACAAACCGGGAAGGCCCTCCACTTCGGTGGGGGGCCTTCCTGGCGTCCGGGCTCACTCGAAGCCGTACCGCCGTGCCGACTCCTCCTCCTGGGCCAGCCGGTGCAGCGCCCGTAGCACCGGCTCGTTGAGGATCGCCCCCAGGACGGCGAACTCCACCCGCTCGGGCTCCGACGGGTACGCCTCCATGTTGTCCAGGTCGAGGACGGCCGTCCGGTGCATCAACTCCGCGTACGGGGCGAGCTGTTCGGCACCCCAGCCGTAGCCGAGCCGGCGGAACGCGGCCACCGCCACGACCAGTGAGCGGTACGCGGGGGAGATGGTCGAAAGCCGCTCGGCGTTCCGCCAGCCCAGTCGGTCCAGGAGTGCGCCGATCTCCCGGTGCGCGGCCTGGACGAACTCGTCCTCCTCGTCCGGCTCCGGCACCTGCGGCAGCGCCCACAGGGCCGCGCCCAGGCGGATCGTGCGGCCCAGGGAGTCGTCGTCGACGTGTCCGAGCACCTCGCGGACCGTCGTCACCGGGATGCGGCCGACCTGGATCATCGCCCGCACCAGCCGCAGCCGGCGCAGGTGCTCCTCGTCGTACTCGGCGGTCGTCGCGTTGAGCTGGCGGCCGGGCGGCAACAGGCCCTCGCGCAGGTAGTACTTGATCGTCGCGGTGGACACCCCACTGCGTTCGCTGAGCTCCGCCAGCCGCATCTCTTGCGCCTCTCCTTGGGAAGTGCCACTATCCAAGCATCGACCAGAAGGATAGTGCCGCTATCCGACGGAGCGCAGGGGGCTGCCATGTTCACGAAACCGGTGCCGGGTCGCACGACCGCGGATGCCGAGGGGGACGTGGTGGTCCTGCTCATCGGGATGCGGGTCAACCGCTTCTGGGCGGTGCACCAGTGGCTGCCGGTCATGCTGGCGATGTTCCGCATGCTGGGGGAGCTTGCGCGGGACCGTGACCGGGGGCTGCTGGGGCACGTGATGCTGACGGCCTCACCGCGGACGTACTACGTGGTCCAGTACTGGGAGTCCAAGGAGAAGCTGTACGCCTACGCGCACTCGCCCGAGATGTTCCACCACCGGGCGTGGGCGATCGTCAACCGCAAGGAGCGCGCGGGCGGGATGCGCGGGCACGTGGGGCTGTGGCACGAGGCGTACGTGGTGCCCGAGGGGTCCTACGAGGCGATCTACCTCGACATGCCGGCGTTCGGACTGGCCCGGGCCCACGGGCAGGTGCCGGTGGAGCGGCGCGGCCGCCGTGCCGAGGACCGGTTCGCGCACCGGTCGGGGCGGAAGGCGGCCGGACGGGCCTAATGAACGGGGGGATCGGGGATCGGGGAGGGCCTGCCGCGGCGTTGGGGCGGGCCCTCCCCGATGACGTTCCCGTGGGGAGCTGCCGGGGGGTCAGCCCGAGCGGCGCAGGGCCTCCGAGAGGCGGGCGGCGGCGTCGATGACCGCCTGGGCGTGCATACGGCCGGGGTGGCGCGTCAGGCGCTCGATGGGGCCGGAGACCGAGACGGCGGCCACCACGCGGTTGGACGGGCCGCGCACGGGCGCCGAGACGGACGCGACGCCCGGCTCGCGCTCGCCGATGGACTGGGCCCAGCCGCGGCGCCGTACGCCCGACAGGGCCGTCGCCGTGAAGCGGGCGCCCTGCAGGCCGCGGTGGAGGCGCTCGGGCTCCTCCCAGGCCATCAGGATCTGCGCGGAGGAACCGGCCTTCATGGTGAGCGTCGAGCCGACCGGGACCGTGTCCCGAAGGCCGGACAGGCGCTCCGCCGCGGCCACGCAGATGCGCATGTCGCCCTGGCGGCGGTAGAGCTGGGCGCTCTCGCCGGTGACGTCCCGCAGGTGCGTGAGCACCGGGCCGGCCGTCGCGAGCAACCGGTCCTCGCCGGCCGCCGCCGCGAGTTCGGCAAGCCGCGGGCCGAGAATGAAACGGCCCTGCATGTCGCGTGCCACCATGCGGTGGTGCTCCAGGGCCACGGCCAGTCGGTGGGCCGTTGGTCGTGCCAGTCCGGTGGCCGCCACCAGTCCCGCGAGGGTGGCCGGGCCGGACTCCAGGGCGCTCAGGACAAGGGCTGCCTTGTCCAGAACGCCGACGCCGCTACTGTTGTCCATGAAACGATACTCACGTCTCACTCTGTGAAACGCAAGTTCCTTTTTCCGTGAGACGCGCAACCCTTGTATGCACAGCGGCCCGCTGACCGAACGGGCCTGGTGGCGGGTGCCCGTGAACACGGGCCGGGCACCGTCTCCTCAAGATCTCTAGTTGGGCCGGTGGACGTTCGCCGGCCGAAGGGAAAGCGATGGGTAGGACACTCGCGGAGAAGGTCTGGGACGACCATGTCGTCCGGCGCGCCGAGGGCGAGCCCGACCTCCTCTTCATCGATCTGCACCTGCTGCACGAGGTGACCAGCCCGCAGGCCTTCGACGGCCTGCGCCTCAGCGGTCGCAAGGTGCGCCGCCTCGACCTCACCATCGCCACCGAGGACCACAACACCCCCACCCTCGACATCGACAAGCCGATCGCGGACCCGATCTCCCGGGCCCAGCTGGAGACGCTGCGCAAGAACTGCGCCGAGTTCGGCGTCCGGCTGCACCCGCTGGGCGACGTCGAGCAGGGCGTCGTGCACGTCGTCGGCCCGCAGCTGGGGCTGACCCAGCCGGGCACCACCGTCGTCTGCGGCGACTCCCACACCTCCACCCACGGCGCCTTCGGCGCGCTGGCGTTCGGCATCGGCACCTCGCAGGTCGAGCACGTGCTGGCCACCCAGACGCTGCCGCTGGCCCGCCCGAAGACCATGGCCATCACGGTCGACGGCGAACTGCCCGACGGCGTCACCGCCAAGGACCTGATCCTGGCGATCATCGCCAAGATCGGTACGGGCGGTGGCCAGGGCTACATCCTGGAGTACCGCGGCTCCGCCATCGAGAAGCTCTCGATGGAGGCCCGGATGACCATCTGCAACATGTCGATCGAGGCCGGCGCCCGCGCGGGCATGATCGCCCCCGACGAGACCACCTTCGAGTACCTCAAGGGCCGCCCGCACGCCCCCGAGGGCGAGGACTGGGACGCCGCGGTCGCGTACTGGAAGACGCTCAGGACGGACGAGGACGCCGAGTTCGACGCCGAGGTCGTCATCGACGCCGCGTCGCTGTCTCCGTTCGTCACCTGGGGCACCAACCCCGGCCAGGGCGCGCCGCTTTCGGCGTCCGTCCCCGATCCCGCTTCGTACGAAGACGCTTCGGAGCGCCTCGCCGCCGAAAAGGCCCTGGAATACATGGGGTTGGAGGCCGGGCAGCCGCTGCGCTCGATCAAGGTGGACACCGTCTTCGTAGGCTCGTGCACCAACGGCCGCATCGAGGACCTGCGCGCCGCCGCCGAGCTCGTGAAGGGCCGCAAAGTCGCCGACGGCGTACGGATGCTGGTCGTCCCCGGCTCCGCCCGCGTCGGTCTGCAGGCCGTCTCCGAGGGCCTGGACGTCGTCTTCAAGGAGGCCGGCGCCGAGTGGCGGCACGCCGGCTGCTCGATGTGCCTGGGCATGAACCCCGACCAGCTGGCCCCGGGTGAGCGCTCCGCGTCCACCTCCAACCGCAACTTCGAGGGCAGGCAGGGCAAGGGCGGCCGTACGCACCTGGTCTCGCCGCAGGTC
Coding sequences:
- a CDS encoding DUF4241 domain-containing protein; the protein is MPMSPRDYAWLFTPGSTFTYESGQTGVIHVADGGALDLPTGRVVACDPFVYLGSGDMEPFTVTVAPGRYRVEAAVATLTRPGEPPAEHPHRRVAAARLVIRDEPTATWELALGPEQDPAGLGDDEFFGYGVDAGTGCFYDASAEEAFPGTEDEEGPLWEAFENSDWSEGPHLVTSAGTGHTLAAFTSGWGDGFYPTWIGRTASGEVTCYLTDFFVAPAPADAPV
- a CDS encoding fumarylacetoacetate hydrolase family protein, translating into MRIARFSIDGNVAFGAVEGDKPDELVLDIIKGIPFADFELSGTKVPLSKVRLLPPVLPNKVVAFGRNYAEHARELGNEVPDAPFAFFKPSTSVIGPGDEIRYPSFTEDLHHEAELAVVIGRMCREVPRERVADVIFGYTCANDVTARDVQKREKQWARAKGFDTSCPLGPWVETGLDLQTASDLTVQLTVNGEQRQLGRTSEMIHSIEDLIVNITEAMTLLPGDVILTGTPAGVGPLTVGDEVAVTIEGIGTLTNKVVKRG
- the gltX gene encoding glutamate--tRNA ligase is translated as MASAPVRVRFCPSPTGNPHVGLVRTALFNWAFARHHQGTLVFRIEDTDAARDSEESYNQLLDAMRWLGFDWDEGPEIGGPHAPYRQSQRMDIYADVARKLLDGGYAYHCYCSQEELDTRREAARAAGKPSGYDGHCRDLTDAQVEEYKAQGRAPIVRFRMPDETITFTDLVRGELTFTPENVPDYGIVRANGAPLYTLVNPVDDALMEITHVLRGEDLLSSTPRQVALYKALTELGIAKQTPHFGHLPYVMGEGNKKLSKRDPQSSLNLYRERGFLPEGLLNYLSLLGWSLSADQDIFSTEEMVAAFDIADVNPNPARFDLKKCEAINADHIRLLDVKDFTERCAPWLKAPFAPWAPEDFDEAKWQAIAPHAQTRLKVLSEITDNVDFLFLPEPVFDEASWAKAMKEGSDALLRTAREKLEAADWTSAESLKEAVLAAGEAHGLKLGKAQAPVRVAVTGRTVGLPLFESLEILGKERTLARIDAALTKLTA
- a CDS encoding nitrate- and nitrite sensing domain-containing protein, translated to MQGRFKRDGSASAEPEPHGGTGPNAGSPSPQHAQNPGPAASGDGGERSGRPGASAPAGSPSPAAPPIKPVQGPSGPGSRIALRNWRISTRLVSLLALPVVAATSLGALRISDNMDDIQQLDNMRLLTEMTKQATELAAALQDERDQSAGPLAHGSKVSDYTVKGYRDKTDRAKQNFIDAAEEIDTSNKDGSLLGVRESLVGVVGDLETLSKVRSTAYEAKLNSSQTVEAYHRLITHLLDLSQDMAEATSNPEMIQRTRSLAAFSSAKEYASMQRAVLAAALPANNTTVGQLSENDRLYAQSALESQKSELRSFRSIYGTDKATSLLKPVEENNATIKASDTYASRALAAQNGLDDLQKRSYQDWVDDSSTKIEQMKKIEHSLLEDMEQKARELRNSSEQEAIISGALILLVLGVSLVGAFVIARSMIRSLRRLQETANKVAQDRLPELVAQLSESDPQDVDTSVESVGVHSRDEIGQVAAAFDDVHREAVRLAAEQALLRGNVNAMFTNLSRRSQGLIQRQLSLISELESREADPDQLSSLFKLDHLATRMRRNGENLLVLAGEEPGRRWTRPVPLVDVLRAAASEVEQYERIELAAVPTTEVAGRVVNDLVHLLAELLENATSFSSPQTKVKVTGHALPDGRVLIEIHDTGIGLSPEDLAAINERLASPPTVDVSVSRRMGLFVVGRLSQRHGIRIQLRPSDSGGTTALVMLPVDVAQGGKKPQGKPGQGAGAAGGPAAAQAAAGAAAARRQATGAGAQGGPALGGAPGAGALGAGATGGGRLGAGQGPRAALPGTGQGGNGRPGGPGGARGPQAPNAPQQGRPAPAGAGAAFGQVPSAPQGMQATGQDSFGGARGAVPPQSQPQAPAENEGRGRRGRRPQLPGRGGPRAELPGGDAQPRTPSWSDENAQPPVPRASLDTPRGHDETSRMPRFDDHQGPGATTEMPAIGRGDDRQGLGPAADFERPAFGNDPQNTGQFARPGMDSPYNTGDFGRPGMDSPQNTGQYARPGANGSQNSGEYPRQDYGVPQNGAAQGQGSFVRPDVFGSSNGQVGNPQNTGQYASPSSFDAGSTGQFAVPGYDGSSTGQHSLPGRQNPSGNGQFERPQNGGADFGAPRQPVPPRPQRPVRQEPEALPPATGPGDGRTPLYDTLETNWFHGGPGGEGRPDDGNGSAPTQQQPQAAAPQRPATSSWRTSPNDDLVRQAERVRQPAAGGVTTSGLPRRVPRANLVPGTAQQQQHQAGPQVSRAPDDVRGRLTNLRRGIAQGRQAGTGTGQTGSFPSPTHQQER
- a CDS encoding roadblock/LC7 domain-containing protein, translating into MSQAAQNLNWLITNFVDNTPGVSHTVVVSADGLLLAMSEGFPRDRADQLAAVASGLTSLTAGASRIFEGGTVAQTVVEMERGFLFLMSVSDGSSLAVLAHPECDIGLVGYEMALLVDRAGAVLTPDLRAELQGSLLH